In Zingiber officinale cultivar Zhangliang chromosome 3A, Zo_v1.1, whole genome shotgun sequence, the DNA window aacaaTAATAATGCACATTTTAATTAATCTGATGTTACTATTAGATTaactattttatatatttttgttattatgtTATCCTTTATTGATCTTTTATTTCAGAGAcaatctcctcctcctccttagaTGTCGCACATCATCTCTTTATGTGATAAGCAAGGCATGGTTAGATGGTTATGCAATGGAGTTTAAGGATGCTAGTTAATCTATACGCTATTATGCTTGGGTGTTCTATTCATAACATTATACTAAATTACATTTCCTATTCACAACATTACACCCTTTTTTCAAACTAGTATTCTTTCCGACCATAAAGCCCAGCCAACAACAAAAACTAACCTTTTTATTTTGGATACAAAACACCTCCATGATTATTACTCTTTTCCATTATTGATTAACCATCGAAATTAGTTCTCAATAAAAATGTTTTCAGTTAACCAAATTCCATTTTTAGCTTCCAGCAACAAactaagagaagaagaaaagcacACTTATTAAAGGGCACACCTAAGTTTTGGGTTTTATTAAATCCGTACCCTCCTCTTATGAAATACCTTGGCATAGGTTTTTTTTTTAGGTTGAAACTTAATTATCTTCAAAGATACCATTAGTCGTGAGAGTCACATTTACAGATTATAATTCTTTTGAGTTAAAATGGGATTTTGAAGGAAGTCAATGTTTTTTCCAAAACACTTAGGGTATGTTTGGTTGAAGGTTATTGTTGATCACCTTGGTTATCTACCTAAGGTTATGTtatttaatccaatttgattcaagtAATGAGTGATTCCTAGGTAATGGAGCACGCCCGCCACATCAACAAATGGGGGATATAAATGTGATTACCTTGGAAGGATGAGGTTTTACGTGATTCCAgggataacaaaaaaaaatcccaatTTTTTTCCCAAATTCTTTTTCCCATAATGAGTATTCCAaatgttgaaccaaacaacattagactatattttattctccataactttggttatgtgattacctaataatataaccaaggttatgcaTGATAACTTGAATCAAATGCACGCTTAAGTGTTTTTCAATAAAAGAAAAAACTGAAATATTCGAATTGAGACTCACAGGAAAGCTCTAGTATGATTCTTTAGTTAAAATTGATTAAGGTGTAAAGCAAAAGCATCTTCATGGCCTTGCACTTGTTAAAAATAATGTGACCATATTTCTGCCCAAAAATATAGTTAATTTATGTTCTTGATAAGTGCTAGGTAATCAAGGTGTTTTTGATGAACCTACACTTGTCAAAAACACAAATTGAGACCATCCTTGGCCTCCAAGGAATCTAAATCTGCTTTCATTTCCCaccataaaataatatatttttgctCCTTGATAGCCTTGCACTTTAATAGCCTTAGCATTAGGCAAAAGGACCTTGACAATCTCATTtaacttattttaacttaaaataactTTATTTTTGTAAATTTCACTCTCACAACCCAAATGATAATTCTATTTGTTCAAAATGATTAAATGTTAAACCTCATAAATTAGAAGACAGGATTTAATCCCGCAAAGCCAAGGTATTTTGGCAATGTGAAAAGAGGAGGCATGTGATTTGGACAAAAGCAAATTATGGTGTGTCATTTTGTAAATCTAAAAACCTGGGTGCAGTGCATCCTTTGGAAATTTGCCAAAAATCTAGATGAAAGGTAGGAGATTAAGCAACTGAAAGAACCAAGGCAAATTTACATACACCAAACTATTTGTACACGGGATAAAAAAAaagacagcccggtgcacgaagctcccgccatgcggggccccgggaaaggatccattgtacgcaaccttaccttgctttttgcaagaggctgtttccaggattcgaacctatgactttttggtcacatggcaacaactttaccgttgtgccaaggctccccttcatttgTACATGGGATAAGTTGAATAAAAAAATTGTAAGACTATGCAACTTGACAAGTTGAGGGAAAGTGAAAAAAGAACAAAAGACCTCAAGTAGAAGTGTAGAACACAGTCACACTATTGTGACAAATCTAGATATCCCAGTTAGGTCAGATTCACatttaatatggaatgaaatgctGATTTCTTCAAGAAACGGCATCGAATTTAGCACAATACTAACCAGTACATTACTAGCAAACCTACAAAAAAACAGTATACAAACATTATAGTGAAACCAATAACCATGGGAGTGTGTGAAAAATTAAAACAAGATTTTAGCACTAGTTATTTTAAAGAACTACATAAGATGGAACAGATTTGGCATCATTTATGTGTGAAAAATTGAGTGACAATGCTAATAGAAAATTACCAATATGAAAGCATTTGTTAAATTAAATACAACGTAAGAGAGTTTACTTTTTCTGCCTCCACAACCACCATAAGACGGCCAAGAATCTCTTGCTCTGACAATCTTGTAAAGCGAACAAGCGCGCATCTGCTCTGAATTGGCTCAATTATCTTAGACGAAGTGTTGCAGGCAAGAGCAAACCTGGTGGTATTTGAATAAATCTCCATCGTTCTTCTCAGTGCTTGTTGAGCCCCAGAAGTCATACTGCACGTATTTTCCAACATCGAGCCAAAAAGAATAAGTCACAACCGATATTTTCAATTTGATATTACATTAAAATACAGAAAAGACATCAAATTACCTATCAGCCTCATCCAAACTTACAATCTTGTGGCGACCAGGGGTCAGTGTCACTTTCTTCTGAGCAAACATCTTGATCTTGTTCCTGACAACATCGATGCCCCTGCAGATCCCGTAGCAATAAGACGAATGTTCACAAAAGAAGATCAAAAAGCCCACGCTGACAAAATGTCGAGAGAGGGCACCTGTCATCGGACGCGTTCAGCTCGAGGACGGCCTCACGGTAATTAGGTCCCAGCAACTCGTGCGCAAGAGCAAGGATGCTCGTGGTCTTCCCGGTACCAGGAGGCCCCTGGAATCGGAGTCGACGAGGTTAACCAAGGCTGACACAGCTGAAACCCCGCGAAGATGGGGCTTTCGCGTAGGGTTTCGGAAGTAGTAGAAAAAGGGGCTTACCGAGAGGATGAGATTGGGCATGTTACCGTCGCGAGCGATGACCTCGAGGCGGGAGATGGCGTCGTTGTTGCCGACAATGTCAGAGACCTTGGCAGGACGGTACTTCTCGACCCAAGGGACGTCGTAGGggatggaggaggaggaggaggaggacggaGGAGGGGAAGTGGCGGAAGCCATGGAGTCTCGCTCGAGCCTCGGGCTCCTCTCTGTCTCTCGATCTCTCGAGGGGCAGAGGGCGGGAGAGCAAAACCCTtaagcagagagagagagagagtgaaaaATCACAAGCCCTATTTTTGTTTTaggtaaaattttattattttcaaagTACTCAGAGTGCCGGAGTTAAAAATTAGTCGGACAGTGCCGGagttaaaatattaaatatatgctaATAAGCAATTGCTTTAGAGttggattataatattaaataaaaaaattaaatcgaaAAAAATATGTATATATCATGTTGCCGATGAGGTAGTATCTTtaggactttttttttttttaggaggTATATCATTTGTATTTACGATCAGATTGTGGTCATGATCCGACCGTAAATTATTATGATTCCTTAATTTCTTGGGTTCATCGTCCCCACtaagttatagtttttgttcagaGCGGACGGTCGGAGGCCGCCCGGAGGACACCTTCGCTCGGCGCCTAGTAACCATGtcacttatccaccaccggaggcCTCCAAGCGGCCTCCAGGCGGCCTCCGGCCGTCCGCTCCAAACaaaactataacctggtggggaTGGTGAACCCAGAAAGAAATCACAACAATTTACGGTCGGATCGCAACCACGATCCACCCACAAATACGAGTGGCAcatcccctggaccacaaaaaaGTAGTCCAGAAGATCTGTGCTCATTACCAATTGTATGTCACGGACTAAGGTGCGCTATAGTGTTTAGAtagctgtatttatttttttttaaataatatttctttaaaaatGAACACTGTATCTCTaagtataaaatttttaattttaaacactataattcaaaaggaaaatttaggTGGCATTTGATTAAATGATAGGAAtgagaatgaaaatgaaaataaaactcACCTAGTTATATGaatttggttgattcccataaatctagaaatcattcccaaattgtcatttctaaacccacaatccaaacaatttcttttactatcatttcattccctcattcctaaattcattaaccaaacacccccttaaatTTTATTAgcttaaatttattataattcaaCTATTAAATCCTAAAATCTTAAACCTTAAATGTATATAATATACCCTATgagcatctaaaatttttaattttaaactctataACTCAAAGGGAAGTTTAAACCCTAGAGGAAAAATCTTATTGACTCAAACTTATTATAACTCAACtcctaaattctaaaatcttaaaCGCTAAACATATATAATATAccccaaaaaataaaaaaaaataaaaaaaccttCTGCGAACTTGGGGCACCTAGAGTGAATTCAGGTGTCTGGACTCACTCCAGATGCCCCGAGTCCGCATAGTCACGTGGTATTTGGTCCGCAGTAGAACAAACGTGTGTGTAGATAGTGACGGATCCTGAAATTTAAACATGGAGggtatgtatgtatatatatatatatatatatatatatatatatatatgagttttGATATGTTGTCCATCTTATGCTGCACGTCCCGTATCGGTATGATAGAAAAGATGCTAGAGGGAGAGTGAATAATAGTCATTGCTTTTTCTAAACTCATGAGAATACAAAGTGAAAAATAAATGAAGGAAAGAAGAACACAAAGATAATCGCTAACACAAGTCTTTTTTacttagtttaaagtcttcggtgacttctactccaaggctcatacTTGTGGAGTACTtttattgggcaatcactatcaatttgaaaatatttacaaagtttaagtacaagaacggttaaataaaaaaactaacaaCAGAAGAAGAAATTGCTTGAACATTGATTGTCGGAGTAGCCTTTCGGTGTCGTTGGAGTCTTCTCGGAGTAGCGCGTAAGAACGAAAATCAGAATGAATGTTGTACTCGAATTGCTAGTCGAAGTTCTTTTTATAGACCatctctgggcgcctggaacacCCTCAGGCGCCTAGAGTGTTGACGTGGATGCACCTCGTCAAAAGTTATCTTCGAAACTTTATACTTCTCCGGCGCTTGAATTGTGGCATCGGTTGGCCAATTAGCATGCACCACTTCATCTAATCGCCGACTGCTTCGCCTCCTTTCCCGGGTGCTTGGATTGTGTCTAGGCGCCTAGAGCCCCCTTTTTCAGCCACATGATTTTCCTATATCACAAGGTTAGTGCAACGAGCAATAATATGAAAAGAAGAGTAGTAATTAAATATTTGACAGTTTCCGGACTATCCGGTCCTAACTTTATGTTTCGCTGAAATTTTAGGTCGGAATGtgccctcactagatctctcctccagttgcttactttTACTTACCAATCGTAGATTTCCTTAATGTCAGGTCCCTTGACCCAGCAGGACTTCCTAacagatctcaaccaatctaaACTTCAACCAGTTGTCAACCCATCTAATCTTCCTCCTGCTAGATCTCAACtaatctggacttcatgccagctatcaacctagctagacttcagCTTGGTGTTTCAATCCTCTAAACTCATCGAGTTCATATCTTACGCACTTGGTAAAAGGATCAGATCATAAcataatctaactttaacctttgtcatacatcaaaatctgaaTTTGATAATTGTTACAACTTGCGCtcacaatctctccctttttgatgtaatgacaacctaggttaaagTTAGGAAAATAAAGCTCTTTCTAGCTAAGTAAAAGACTATGCATTAAATCCAAAAAAATATGCATTAAGTCTAAAACCCTAAGTAAAGCATTATGCATTAAGTCCAAGAAATAtgtaatttaattttcttaactttAACCCTTACTCTTACTCTCCACCTTTGTTATACATAAAAAAGAATTAAAGTAAATTTAAGTGTTATATTCAGAAAACCAATTAGAGAGTTGAATGTAATATATAGTTTTACAAATATGTTAAAAATTTGGCATATAAATCTTgtacataatttttcaaatgaattttcaACTTTGCAAAAGTGGTTTcagggaaaaatattttcaatatatttttcaaaatttctaaagatattttcaaaatatttttaattgctttcaaaataaaatttttcaataaatataaattttcagCCCGTTTAaaaataagattttcaaaatattttgtaacacaaattttaaagtatttttctcaaaataagtaattttaattaagggAATTTaaaaagtttgaattttgaaaattcttttccaAATGGTTTTCAAGtaggaaaattttttaaaaacatatttaataagaattttaaataagaggatttttgaaaaatatttttctaagcaaATACTTTTACCATGTATTCTCTCCTTTTATTTGGCACTGCCCCTTAATTTAATACTTGGGTTTGTTTAAGGTATGCTAATTAATTTTCTcaacatatttttaaaatactttctcCTCCTTAATTTGATACTAAAGTTTGGGTTCGTTTAAGGTGTATTAATTAACTTGCTTAACATATTTTGAAAGTACATCCTTCCCCTTATGTTGGCACTCCTCCTTAACTTGATACCTCTGATTATCCTGGTTAAATATAAGAAACTCTACCTACTTGTCTAAGGGACTTAGTGTTGGGAAtactaatttttaaaacatatattatgtaaaaaatcaatattttctattcattcattctaattgtaataaaaataaaattgtttaacttaagaattaatcaattattccttaaaaattaatctcGGATTGGATTAATTAAATTACAGGCTAAATGAAATAATTAATTACTactattttattaattaagtttagaataagttaagtctaaatttttaagtttaaattaagttaattaagcttaaattattaagtttaaaattttaatttcaaattaagtttatttaatttaattaataaataggttTATTTTTGGATTGATAATTTACTTAAAACTAGTTGAATTAACGATTATCAATATTGATTAACTATTATTTGCTGGACTCAATTCAATAATTTAGTAGTTATTAAATTagagttaattaacttaaaataagttttaattaattttaattgaattaagttaaatttaatttaagctccaatttaaattaaacttttaattaaattttaatttaagttaaatttatgtttcaataattaattgtgattaattaatttttagaataattaaattgggattgtttaattaattatttattttagattgataatgattaattattaatttggatttatattttaattaatttttaattttctattaatttaattttttaattaatttattttaaaagatttttttaaaaaaccttaaatatttttttaaaaaaataaaaatattttcaacaggttttttaaaaagaatgatttttttagaaagattcttttttaaaaaaaaggttttaaaaatattttgaatttttaaggttGGTTTTTAGGTTGGCCAATCAGCATGCGTCACCTCATCCAATCGCCCGCTGCTTCGCCTCTTTTTTCGGGTGCTTGGATTATCTTCGGGCACTCGgacctccaggcacctggagtgtGTCTGCGCACCTAGAGTATGCCCAAGCGCCTGGAGCCCTCTTTTTCAACCATATGATTTTTCTACATCACAACATTAGCACAACAAGTAATAATATGGAAAGAATAGTAGTAATTAATAGTGTTCAAAAATCTTCAGCCATGCGGTCGCTAGTAGCCCACCGCCCCGCCTTTTGCCAAAACGACGACGGTAGGTGGTGAGGCATTAATCAGTTACCTAGGATGTCATTGGGTGCCGCCTCCTCGGCAGCGCCTGATTGGCAGGGTTTTCGCAACAAACATAACCCTGCCAAATTGATTATCAACACAGTTCTAATTATTGTGAAAACCTCGTCGAaacgatcagctgatcgattcagctaatTTTTCGTGACAAACTTCTTtcccttgaatcgatcagccgatcgattcaacactaccaatcgatcaactaatagaTTCAAGGGGAAGGAAAAAGCAGAAAACATGGATTTATAAATTATAGGGTtctattttaaacttttaatggGATTTTTAGCCGCTCTAAACCCTGAACCTCATCGTCTTCTccctccctttcttcttcttcatcccaTTTTTTCTCCAACCTGCCCTAGTTGATGCCTCTTCTCCCTCCCCTTCTTCTAAAAAATCAACGAGCAATAAGGAGTTTGCTGCCCTAGCCTCTTTCTCCTTCAGTCTTCATCAAGGAGCTTGCTGTCGCCGAGGCTGCCAAGTGCCAACAATGAAAGGAAAGTAGCCCTTGTTCCTTTATTTCTAGCCGCAGCCGTAGAGAACTTTTCTTCTACCATGTTAGTAAAATTGTATGTTTGATAAATGATAACTGATGCGGAGGTAGATTGAGGGCAAAGCAAGGATTAGGAGAAGGGGGAGGGGTGTTTTGGTCTTTTCACATTTAGGGTTTTTAGGTGCTTAAAGAACACTGTTCACCAGGGGAAACGGGAGGAGGGGGCCGCCGCCAACACGAAAAgggtcttcttcctcctcatctccTGTTGTTTGCCGGCCGCCACcgcctctcttctcctcctcctcctcctcgcgtcACCAGCCTCCGGCTCCTCCGGTtcctctctcttcttccttcatCGCTGGACCTACGGGGCTTCTTCCTTATTGCCAGTCCGCTGTCACCACCTACTGTAGCCGCAATGGCTGCCTCCGCTTGAGAACACTGGCATATCGGCAACTCCCCTTCAGGTCGCTCCTGGCCGATGCCACCATTATCATCGTCTCTATGTCACAACGTGCATAGCCCGCCGCCGGTAGCTTCCTCACGAGCTGCGCCCCCGCCTCATGCACGCAGTCGCTCCGGGTGTcgccttccttctcctttctcccttctCCACACCATCCTTGCCCAGGAGCATAGCCGCGACCTCCTGTAGCCGACATCGCCGCCCACAGCGGCCGGCGCCGCTCCCTGCGACCACCTCCGCCCCTTCCCACATCTGGCGCATCCTACAGTGGTCGCCGCCGCCTACAGCGTCCGCCACCGCCTCTCCCAGCCGATGATGCTACCTCTTCCGGCGGTTCTACAGTCGACTCCGACGGCGGTACAGTCGATGCCTCCACCGCTTTCAACGCATATCCGATCCACCGTGGTGTTTCTAGACATCTGTTGTGTTTCCAGCCATCGAGCCGTTGTGTTCGGCCCCTTGGTATTGCTATTATGATGGTGAGATGTTTTTACCAACCGACCTATGAGTTGCTGGTATGTGTTGTATTTTGGCCTGTGAGCCGTGGACATATTTTGGCTTGCATGCCGCCTGGTGGACACATGGGCCGCGACGACTCGATTATCATCGCGATCAGCTCACCGagccatccgagggcgccccccccgGGGCTAGGGTACGCTCTCGTACTCGTTACTTATTTCACTACTCTATTTTATGTGATTGCTTATATATTTTTGGGACTttcctcgagcatcggggtactaaGGATCGGGGCAACCTGGTCACTGGCTACAGGTAGTGTTGACCAGGAGTCGGAATTCTGACGACTTAGTCAACACGGGAGTTAGCTCACcctccgggtcatggagatgcggtcaaacATTCTAGACACGTTattccggcaggttcgtcttctcagcttcctgacaagatcaaattggcgtcgtctgtgggaacacacctgatctggaacgtgaagatggacgacgccgtAAAATTCTACCATCCTCATAACCTCGGTCAGTTTTTGCGTTATCTTTTCTCTTTCAGTTATATGATCTGCCCTAGTTCCTCGATCGAGCAATACCATGCCGATCgatcgggcgtatattatctgagccacgagCTCGTTGTCGAAGACCCCTTGCCGATTGACTGGGCATATATTacccgagccacgggctcgatgtcgaagaccccgtgccgatcgattggatgtatattatccgagcaaaGGGCGTGATGTCAAAGACCCCGTGTCGATctgtcgggcgtatattatccgagtcatgggctcgatgtcgaagaccccgtgtcgatcgatcggacgtatattatccgagccacgagctcgatgtcaaagacccccgagccgatcggccgggtgtgttatagccgagccacgggctcgatgtcgaagacccccgaGTTGATCAGGCGGGTGTGTATTATATCCGACCCACGGGCTCGATGTTGAAGACCCCCAAGCCGATCCACCGGGTGTATTATATCAGAGCCACGGGCTCattgtcgaagactcccgtgccgatcgaccgggtttaTATTTTATTAGAGCTACGAGCTCATTGTTGAAGACTCCCGCGTCGATCGACCGGGTTTGAGTTAtgttagaagaccgtcgagcggcgacgttaaaccccagagtcgaagcagcgactataaaaaccctagcttgaagacggtcgagcggcgacgttaaaccccagagtcgaagtggcgactataaaaactctgccttgaagaccgtcgagtggcgacgttaaaccccagagtcgaagcggcgactataaaaaccccgccttgaagaccgtcgagcgacgacgttaaaccccagagtcgaagcgacgactataaaaaccccgccttgaagatcgtcgagcggcgacgttaaccCTAGAGTTGAAGCgatgactataaaaaccccgccttgaagactgtTGAGCAGCGACATTAAACCTTAGAGTCGAAGAGGTGACTATAAAAACCTcgccttaaagaccgtcgagcgacgacgttaaatccgtGCCTTCACCGACCAACTTATCAGAGCATGTATCCCTCCGTTCGGAGTCgaatggtcttcactggtctcagaccagcttatcaAATATTCAATCTCcccccgtttggggtcgagcgattgtcaccagcggatcttctatctcccccgtttgggttcgagcggtcttcactggtcatgGACCAGCATATCAGATTTTATATCtctcccattcggggtcgagtggtcttcattGGTCGCGGACCAGCATGTCAAATTTTATATCTcctccgttcggggtcgagtggtcttcattGGTCTTGGACCAGCATATCATATTTCCTTatttcccccgttcggggtcgagtgaccTTCATTGTGTCTCGGATCAGCATATCATAtttccttatctcccccgttcagggtcgagtgATCTTCATTGGTCTCGGACCATCTCATtggatctcatatctcccccgACTAGGGTCGAGAGGTCTTCATTAGTCACGAAGCATCAGAGtagcttatctcccccgttcggggtcgagctaccTCCAATGTTCACGAACGAGAGTATCTCTGCTGGTTTCGGGCCATAATATCTCATAGGCTCTGCGCTCGTTTGGCTCACTACTTTTGCTTCCATGTGCCTTCGACTCACGGGCTACACTCCAGTTCGGTTCACGCGCGATGCGCTGGTTCGGCTCACGACTTTCGTCTCCGTTCGCATTCGATTTCACTAGATATGCTCCCACTCAGTTTTCAGGCTCCACGCCTGCCCAACGTTGCTTTTCCTCTCGCTCGGTCTCCCAGTCGCGTTTTATGGCAATCCGATTGGCAGTTTATGATGGCTCGGTCAACATTCTTTGGGTCACTCATTCAGCACTCTCATAGTCATCCGACCAGTATAGCTTAGCCGTCCGTTCGGCCATACTTAAATCACTTGGTCAAGCGCTCGACATTCTCGCGATGGTCTAGTCAGCATCTTATGGTCGACCGACCGACGCTTTCTCGGTCACGCGCTCGGCAACGTCTACTTGGCGTCTGCTCACTCGATCGACATCCTTCCGATCACCCGATCGGGCTCTTCGCGGTCGCGTGCTCGGCCTCGCTCGTCCACTCGGCATCCTCCCACTCAGC includes these proteins:
- the LOC122052301 gene encoding replication factor C subunit 4-like codes for the protein MASATSPPPSSSSSSSIPYDVPWVEKYRPAKVSDIVGNNDAISRLEVIARDGNMPNLILSGPPGTGKTTSILALAHELLGPNYREAVLELNASDDRGIDVVRNKIKMFAQKKVTLTPGRHKIVSLDEADSMTSGAQQALRRTMEIYSNTTRFALACNTSSKIIEPIQSRCALVRFTRLSEQEILGRLMVVVEAEKVPYVPEGLEAIIFTADGDMRQALNNLQATFSGFRFVNQDNVFKVCDQPHPLHVKNMVRNVLEGNFDDACSGLKQLYDLGYSPTDIITTLFRVVKNYDMAEYLKLEFLKETGFAHMRICDGVGSYLQLSGLLAKFALARETAKAP